A region from the Brassica napus cultivar Da-Ae chromosome C8, Da-Ae, whole genome shotgun sequence genome encodes:
- the LOC106411716 gene encoding probable xyloglucan galactosyltransferase GT14, translating into MKPKNYSPMEKPISVVTGKFRSSNNNHSNVWFVVPLFILLCFILLCFDYSALYITDTDEAAPSFSDTTQNSVSRESTKDVNLSRLLDDPLPDSCSGRYIYLYDLPSRFNSDLLESCSLITRGTENNICPYLENFGFGPEIQDPDNILLKQSWFVTNQFMLEVIFHNKMKKYTCLTHNSSLASAVFIPFYAGIDMSRYLWGFNITVRDSSSHELMDWLVKQREWSRMSGRDHFFVAGRIAWDFRRQTDNESDWGSKLRFLPESQNMSMMSIESSSWNNDYAIPYPTCFHPSSVDEISEWQDRMRSQKRRYLFAFAGAPRPEYKDSVRGIIIDECLESDDQCYLLDCNYGKVNCDNPVNVMKVFRNSVFCLQPPGDSYTRRSMFDSILAGCIPVFFHPGTAYAQYKWHLPKNHNSYSVYLPVKDVKEWDMKIKERLLEISEERVVKLREEVIKLIPSVVYANPSYGSEGSEDAFELAVKGMLEKIEEVREVMRQGKDGGEGFDDRDDYKYTFSPYEAQVLT; encoded by the coding sequence ATGAAGCCGAAGAATTATTCTCCGATGGAGAAACCCATCTCCGTCGTGACTGGGAAATTCCGAAGCAGCAACAACAACCATAGTAACGTCTGGTTCGTTGTCCCTCTCTTCATCCTCCTCTGTTTCATTCTCCTCTGTTTCGACTACTCCGCTCTCTACATCACCGACACCGACGAAGCCGCTCCCTCCTTTTCCGACACAACCCAGAACTCAGTTTCTCGCGAATCCACGAAAGACGTAAACCTTTCTCGATTACTCGACGACCCACTTCCCGATTCCTGCTCCGGTCGGTACATCTATCTCTACGATCTTCCTAGTAGATTCAATAGTGATCTGCTTGAGAGTTGCAGTTTGATTACTAGAGGAACAGAGAACAACATATGTCCGTATCTCGAAAACTTTGGTTTCGGTCCTGAGATTCAGGATCCCGATAATATTCTGTTGAAACAGAGCTGGTTTGTGACGAATCAGTTTATGCTCGAAGTGATTTTCCACAACAAGATGAAGAAATACACTTGCTTGACCCACAACTCGTCTCTAGCCTCTGCGGTTTTCATTCCCTTTTACGCAGGTATCGATATGAGCAGGTATCTCTGGGGTTTCAACATTACCGTAAGAGATTCCTCGTCCCACGAGCTCATGGATTGGCTtgtgaaacagagagagtggaGCCGGATGTCCGGTAGAGACCATTTCTTCGTTGCGGGAAGGATCGCTTGGGATTTCAGGAGACAGACTGATAACGAATCAGACTGGGGGAGCAAGCTCAGGTTCTTACCCGAGTCACAGAACATGTCGATGATGTCTATCGAATCCAGCTCTTGGAACAACGATTACGCTATCCCTTACCCCACCTGCTTCCATCCTTCATCTGTGGATGAGATCTCGGAGTGGCAAGATCGGATGAGGTCTCAAAAACGGAGGTATCTATTCGCCTTTGCGGGCGCTCCAAGGCCTGAGTATAAAGACTCGGTTCGAGGGATAATCATAGATGAGTGTTTGGAGTCGGATGATCAATGTTACTTGTTAGACTGTAACTATGGGAAAGTGAATTGTGACAACCCTGTCAATGTGATGAAGGTTTTCAGGAACTCGGTGTTCTGTCTTCAGCCACCGGGAGATTCTTACACGAGAAGATCCATGTTTGATTCCATACTCGCGGGCTGCATCCCCGTGTTCTTCCATCCGGGGACAGCGTACGCTCAGTACAAGTGGCATTTGCCCAAGAACCACAACAGTTACTCGGTTTATCTACCGGTTAAGGATGTGAAGGAGTGGGATATGAAGATCAAGGAGAGGTTGCTTGAGATTTCAGAGGAAAGAGTGGTGAAATTGAGAGAAGAGGTGATAAAGTTGATACCGAGTGTGGTTTACGCTAATCCGAGTTATGGATCGGAAGGGAGTGAAGACGCATTTGAGCTGGCTGTGAAGGGAATGTTAGAGAAGATTGAAGAAGTTAGAGAGGTGATGAGACAAGGGAAGGATGGTGGTGAAGGGTTTGATGATAGAGATGATTACAAGTATACATTTTCTCCATATGAAGCTCAAGTTTTGACATAA
- the LOC125591390 gene encoding uncharacterized protein LOC125591390, producing the protein MTYSFIYIKKKKSTYKRKMSKILSMAWIMMMILTLIVIEGEAKSESECNVICRPHCKAFGSAGECSDCHKKCNQSPPSLMTKILKNQHNSKQDDLIK; encoded by the coding sequence ATGACATATTCATTCATATacattaaaaagaagaaaagcacATATAAAAGAAAGATGAGTAAAATTTTGAGCATGGCatggataatgatgatgatattaACATTGATTGTTATCGAAGGTGAAGCAAAATCGGAGTCGGAATGCAATGTGATTTGCCGTCCTCATTGCAAAGCTTTTGGTTCAGCAGGAGAGTGTTCCGACTGTCATAAAAAGTGTAATCAATCTCCACCATCTCTAATGACAAAGATTCTAAAGAATCAACACAACAGCAAACAAGATGACTTAATTAAATAA